DNA sequence from the Ramlibacter agri genome:
CGGGCGTGGCGGCCAGCTCCGGCGTCTGGCGCAGCTGGGCCAGCATGTCGAACCCGTTCATTTCGGGCATCTGCACGTCGCTGATCACCAGGTCGGGCCTGCGGCCGGCGCACAGCAGCAGGCCGGCGCGGCCGTTTTCGGCCTGGGCAACCTCGTGGCCGTCCTTCCTCAGCACCGAGCTGACGAGCGTGCGTGTGGCCGCGTCGTCCTCCATCAGAACGATCCATGCCATGGGGGGAAATTCCTTGGTGTAGCTTGGCGCGCCCGACTGCGGCGCGCCTCGACGGCATCTTACCGCCCGCCTGTGGTCGCTCAGCTACGCGAGTCGGGCGGCACGCGGTAGCCGACCCCGCGCACGGTCTGGATCAGGCTGTCGCCGAGCTTGCGGCGCAAGTGGTGCACATGCACTTCGACGGCGTTGCCGTCGCCGACGCGGTTGCCGCTGCGGGCCTGGATGTCGGCGCGCGACAGCGGCCGGGGCCGATCTTCCATCAGCGCCAGCAGGACCGCGAATTCCTGTTCGGTCAGGTCGACCTGCGCGCCGGCCTGTTGCACGCGCCGGCTTTGCGGGTCGAGCACGAGGTCGCGGTGGCGGATCTGCCCGGCCGCGATGGTGGTGCGCCGGCGCAGCAAGGCGCGCATCACGGCGCCCACCTCATCCAGGTGCACGGGCTTGATGACGTAGCCGTCGGCGCCCAGGTCCAGCGCCATCAGGCGCGAGCGCAGCTGGGAACGGGACGAGATGACCAGCACCGGCAGCTTGGGGTCCGGCAGCTCGCCAGGCGCGCCGCGGCGGATCTTTTGCAGCAGGTCCGTGCCCTCGCCATCGGGCAGGCTCAGGTCCAGCAGCAGGATGTCGAACGCGGCGGTGCGCAGCGCCTGCCAGGCGCTGGCCAGGTCTTCGGCCTGCTGGTGGTGCCAGTGCTCGCGGCGCACGAGGCCCGCAAGCATGGCTGAGGTTGTCGGGTCGTCCTCGACGATCAGAACTCGCATGCTTTATCGGTGGGCAACAATCACGGGCTGGGATGCCCGTGCCGTCGAGGATATTGCATGCAGGGCCGGGTCATGGCCCGGCTGTCAGCTGAATGATGCCGTTGGTTTTCAAGCGGCCAGTTCGGGCTTGAGTTCCTGGATGGGGATGATGCCCTGGTCGCCGTCTTCATAGACGAGGAAGGCCACGTTGCCCATCTGGCGCCAGCAGGCCTGGAAGTTCTTGCCCTGGAACACGGCCGTGGCGGAGTGGAAGTCGGTCTGCTGCTCGCCTTCGAGGCGGCTCAGCACGAGCTCGCTCTGGCAAGCGCCGTCCGAAAGGCGGACGGAATCCTCGCCCTGGCGCGCGACCAGGTCCTGGGCGAAGGTGGGGGCTGCGGCGAGCGCGGCGGCGGCAGCGATAACGGCGACTAGGACTTTCATCAGGTTCTCCCGGTTGTTGGAGCGCTTCGTCAGCTTTCTTTCTGGAGGTCTGTTCCCGCGCTACGGGAGGAAATGCTCCGGCTTGCACCAGTCCAGGCGTGTAGGAGGCGCGGTGCCGGTGGCGTGCGCGAAAACCTGTTAATCCACGTGAAGATGCCCGCGCAAGGCGGGCACTTGGCTGACAGACGTGACAGTGCGCGGCGCGGCCTCAGCGTGAAATTTTCAACTGAGTCCGCGCACCGGGATGCAGGCGCCGTGGACCGCGGAGGCTGGGTCGGAGGCGAGGAAGGAGATCACCTTGGCCAGCTGCGCGGGCGCGACCCAGCGCGCCGCGTCGGCCTTCGGCATCGCGGCGCGGTTGTCGGGCGTGTCGATGATGGTGGGCAGCACGCAATTGACGTTGACGCC
Encoded proteins:
- a CDS encoding response regulator transcription factor translates to MRVLIVEDDPTTSAMLAGLVRREHWHHQQAEDLASAWQALRTAAFDILLLDLSLPDGEGTDLLQKIRRGAPGELPDPKLPVLVISSRSQLRSRLMALDLGADGYVIKPVHLDEVGAVMRALLRRRTTIAAGQIRHRDLVLDPQSRRVQQAGAQVDLTEQEFAVLLALMEDRPRPLSRADIQARSGNRVGDGNAVEVHVHHLRRKLGDSLIQTVRGVGYRVPPDSRS